The Girardinichthys multiradiatus isolate DD_20200921_A chromosome 6, DD_fGirMul_XY1, whole genome shotgun sequence genome window below encodes:
- the LOC124869278 gene encoding aquaporin-1-like — translation MREFKSKEFWRAVLAEMVGMTLFIFLSISTAIGNKNNTNPDQEVKVSLAFGLAIATLAQSLGHISGAHLNPAVTLGMLASCQISVFKAVMYIVAQMLGSALASGIVYGARPNDTTALGLNSLNGVTPSQGVGIELLATFQLVLCVIAVTDKRRRDVTGSAPLAIGLSVCLGHLAAISYTGCGINPARSFGPALILNDFTDHWVYWVGPMCGGVAAALIYDFLLSPKFDDFPDRVKVLVSGPVGDYDINGGNDPTTVEMTSK, via the exons ATGCGAGAATTCAAGAGCAAGGAGTTCTGGAGGGCCGTTTTGGCTGAAATGGTCGGCATGACCCTCTTCATTTTTCTCAGCATCTCCACAGCTATTGGgaacaaaaacaacaccaaCCCAGACCAGGAGGTGAAGGTTTCGCTGGCCTTTGGACTTGCGATTGCAACGCTGGCCCAAAGTTTAGGCCACATCAGTGGAGCCCACCTGAATCCTGCAGTGACCCTCGGTATGCTTGCAAGCTGCCAGATCAGTGTTTTCAAGGCAGTGATGTACATTGTGGCGCAAATGCTTGGCTCAGCCCTGGCTAGTGGCATTGTGTACGGAGCACGCCCAAATGACACGACTGCACTGGGGCTCAACTCT CTTAACGGTGTCACCCCCAGCCAAGGCGTGGGCATAGAGCTCCTGGCAACCTTCCAGCTTGTGCTGTGTGTCATTGCAGTCACTGATAAAAGGCGGCGTGATGTCACTGGCTCGGCACCCCTGGCCATTGGCCTATCGGTCTGCCTGGGACACTTGGCAGCT ATCAGCTACACCGGCTGTGGCATTAATCCAGCCCGTTCCTTTGGTCCAGCTTTGATCCTGAATGATTTCACAGATCACTGG GTGTACTGGGTGGGTCCAATGTGCGGTGGCGTGGCTGCGGCTCTCATATATGATTTCTTGCTGTCGCCCAAATTCGATGACTTCCCTGACCGCGTGAAGGTTCTGGTGAGCGGGCCAGTGGGGGACTATGACATCAACGGAGGCAACGACCCAACCACCGTGGAAATGACGTCAAAATAG